The DNA window ACATCATCCGTATATTAGAACTAGGATATGATGGGAAATTTAACAAAACCTTGGACTTACAATTCTCGTTTAAGCTCAGAGCGCAGCTTGTGTGCTGAACGAAAAGATTCAAAAGCCCGACTTTGTAGTCACGAATCtcaggaagagaagagacaacCTGGTCGGTAATAAGGTAAGATCCTCGCGACTTGGCGGGCAAGGTAAATTGCTTCTGGAACCAGCTCATAGTTGCTACTGTTGAGTGGTCTATCACTGGGAGAGCAGTTGGGCGGGGTTGTGGTGATCCTGAGAAACCAAGCAGACTAAAAGGCAATGTCCAGAGAAAGTGGAAAAGAccagggaacaaagatatcACAATTAAAAAGCACAGAAGTACCGGTGTTGTTGCGGAGCTCAATCGTGATGTTTGAGGTTGAGGCATAGCTTTAGAGTGATAACCTGGTAGTTAGCAAGCAACCGTCATAGTGGGGCACAGTTGAAGTATGAATGGGTACGGATTTCAATATCTTCTTAAGCTTCCTTGAGCCAATCACAGCGCACCATTTATAATCGCATCTACAGGTTGTTCATTACATATCAGCTATCCTCCTGTGTGAACGAACTCAAGGTACGCCCGTATGCTGCGACACAGTTCAGAACGTAGCAAAAAACATGAGGCTTAAGCCGGGGTTAAAAAGAAGGATAATTGTCTGGACGCCTGAGTCTCAGTGGTTAAGGCATCTCTTCTCTTGCGCTGGCAGCAATCTTTCTGCTGCCCTAAGAACAGAGCATGTTTAGTTAGACCTCCAGAACGGTCCCGTGTTACCAGCAACATGTTGCCCTTGAGTAACGACTCGGAAGCATAACGATTACAGTATGAAACATGCTGTGGTTGATTCGTTCGTTGTATTCGCATGGTATGTACAGAGGCTTGGGTTTCACTTGCAAAAAAAGCATAGTATTCGGATTTCTTTATCCCCCTCGCTTAGGTCTAGTGATGTAGATGATGTTCCTTCCCTTCAGATTCAAACTTTCCTGGTTAATTATGAGAGAGGGTAAGAAGTCTCAGGGAGGGATTCGAGATGAGTGCGGTGGTGTTCATGAGCCTAGCAGATGTGAGCAAAAGCTACCAGGGAGTAAGAATGGAATCTCGTACAAAAGGCAGGCCGCAATAGCCGCAAACAGCAATCTCGGGCTTGTCGGTGTTGATAAAGACCCTGGGATGGCCTTCaggaccaccaccaccgttgCAGGCAACAATTCGCTCGTGAGTCCATGTGACTGGCTGCTTGTGGATCATCTCAATAGCAGCCTTAGGTTGAGGCTATCACATAGTTAGCCGATCTGATGTTCCACCATAGCTCTCAAGTCGACTGTACCTGAAAATCGAAATCGGTCTGCTCGAATCGGGGGCCGTTCATAGCCTGAGAACGAGGCCTCTGGCTACGTGACCAGACACCCACACGATTGGGAGCTTGGCTAATGGCGACGGATTTGTTCTCGTCGGTGGGAGCGGGCGATGCCTCGTTGGTCTTGGTCGAGACAGCGGCCTCGAATTGCCGAGCGGAGGTGGTGAAAGCACGCTGGGAGACGCGCGCACTGCGCGCAAGGACAGCAATTGCCCTCAATTGAGACGTAGCCATTGTGGACAAGTCGGTTTCCAGGTGTGCGGATCGATTCGACAGTCTCGACGCTGAATAGTCTGTTGGTGGTCTTCAGGCATTGAGCCTGCCTGTTGACGATTGAAGCCTCGGAGCCCTAGTTTATCCGTGGACCGAAACATTTTTTGGGTTTGCCCATTGGACTGAGATGCAACGAGCACCTAGGCATTTCTTTTGCGACAAACACAATTTAGTTGGTTCTTTGTACACCGAACACGGAAAGGACTTTTAAATCGATTTTGGAGATATCAATCAGAGTAGAAAGGCTGCCACTTTCTGCAGCTATTTCCATCCTTTGTGTTTGCGACACCCGGCCTTTGTGCCCTGGATACAAGCTATAACATCGCCAAATACGATATTTCTTTACGAACTTTTAAGTACCGACCGATCGAACTCAACGCTATGGCGCCAGAAACACCGAGAGCGGTCTCTTCGAGGCTGCTTACCATGAAATTCATGCAACGAGCCGTGGCCTCAGAGAACTCATCTCCCGCTTCAGAAACAAATTCAtccaagaagagaaaaacgGATCACTCGTCGCCGGCGGGTCGCCTCGATCTGAACATCGACCAGGCTACGATTCAGGCCGCGCTAGATGCCCAAGAAACaaaacgtcaagaagctctgGAGAAGCATGTCGGCGCTGATACACGTTGGGTGCTGAACAACGCATTCGCTGGGTCAAAAGCTACCAGCCAAGCAAAAACACCCATGAATGTTGTTTATGTTGGTTATGGTGACATTGACTCTTCTAACGATTCAGGCGATAATGAAGATGCGTTGACCGCGGGGCGTACCTCGACAAATAGCTTCAAAAAGGCGATCAACCAGGCACGTCGATTACTTTGGTCAAATACAAGAACTTGCAACGCTGACTAGTGATATAGAAGCAACCACAAAAAACGtccgatgatgacgatgatagTGAAGATGAGAACTCGGACGACGCAGATACACCATCACACGGACTGAAACGAAAGCCATCCACTGACAGTCCGAGCCGCTCACGTTCAAGGTCTCGGTCACGGCCCAGCCATGAAAATTCCAAGGCTAAAGAGTTCCGTGAtaagaggaaaaagaaggAAGTGAAGCTGGGAAGGCCAACATCGATTTCCGGGGGTGGCATCTCATCAGGGGGTGGTAATCAGTTCTCGCCCGCTGGTGGGAAACCCATGACTTGCTACAAGTGTCACCAGAGCGGCCATAAAGCCGTTGATTGCACTAAAAGGGGCTGAACGGCGCAGTTGTAAGACTAAACTAGATGTTGACCTCGCGATGCCTTTGTGGCTCGGTGTAGGCTTGTCGCTGTACCAGGTTTGGCCTTTCACCTCTTTCGTTTCCTTGCCCCTATTTCCGTCAACGTCTGGTAAGGATGCTGATCATGCATGCATCAATGTACGAAACTCAGGCTTCGCCATTCTGTCCTTGTAATGGATGTGCTAGTCTGTCCGACTCACTTACGAAACATACACAAATAGACGCTATACACATAATTTTCCTTATGGCTATTTCTCAATAGCAGATGATAAGGAGAAGCGTCCAAGCACAAAACAAAATAGAGAAATACATATGTTATAGTTCACGCCTACTTTTGTGCCGCGCTGCCTGAAAATCTTCCACCGGTACTCTTCTTCCATATTGGCCAACAAGCGCTCGATTATGGTGGTCTTTGGGACCAAGCAAAGTACAGACCATTATCTTTCAACCATATCCTATCGGCATGCAATGTGTGCTAACTGTCGAATTACCCAATAGTTATCTCTCGCTTGAATGATGCTGTCAACTGTTTCTATGTAGATGTCTTCGGATGTCTGTCAAGGCAGTCAGCTACAAAATGTGACTTTTGGATACCAGTCATTGGTGGTTCATTGCCGGGTAGTAGTGTTTCAGCAGTAAGTATGTATTTATGTTCAGATCACAAAGTACTGCGTCTTTTGACTCTTCCTACCCATCACAGACAACACTCAAGCAGGATGATTCATGGCCTACAAGAGAATGCCTCAAGTGCAGTGTTTTACGATTCTTGCTTCTGATAGCTAACAATGATTAAGTCATCTCGTATGAGTATATATACCCAGCTTCATCCGTATATTTCGTTCCCCAAATCTCGCCATACACCTTCCTTTGCACAACATATGGAGCATCCTACACACCAAAGCCCATTTATAACAAATATCCCGGCACTATCATATCCACATAGTCCAATTTCCGACAAATCAAAGCGCAACAGAACATTGTTGAACTACTGTACTACTCTGTACGTAGCCAAGTCTTGGTAAGACATTTGACCAacaaggtacctacctatctatcaTTTCATGGAGCAAGTGCTCTACATCGATATTCCTCAACCCAACCTAAGCACCTCAATTTATTGATTGCCTATTTGATACGAAAATACTTCGTGGATGGCCGTACATCTCATACATGTAGGCAATCTTTGTAAATTTCTctgtttatttgttttttggTATTACCATGCATAAACAAATCTTGTCTTATATCCGGCTACGGTTCGTCTTGGCCAGTGACTGCACAGACAGGGGTGCCCAATTGTCTGTTCGGACGCGAAGTGATCTCCCGCGGGCCAGGGGTCGGTTTCCTAGGCTAGGTAGACTTCGCTAGCCAGCTTGGGGCAGAGACAGTCCTCGAAATCATGGATGGCTTGCTCAATAGCAGAAGCGAAGAAGTGACTGCCTATCCCGAATCTTTTACTATGTTGATTGGAATCATAGCTCAAGTGCTTGTATCATCTATAGCACGATAGTATACGTACGGAAATAAATGTGGCTGACTGAAACTCAGGAACATACCAAAGAAGGCCTGGTTGCATCGATCGACTCTTGTGTAAGTAATCCCCAGCCCTCGTTATTACAGATAGATGCAAGAGAAGCAAGGCAATTTCGATAACATATTTCTTATTGTTACACAAAACCTGCCCCAGCATTCTACGGAGTCTATAGATGATGGCTTGTTATATCATAACGACAATAAAAGAGTTGCTGACGAATTACGAATTAGCTAAAAATCCACTCATCTTAGACAGCTCACCCCATCGAAAAGAATCGAATTGCATCTATCGAAAGGAATTGGATAACTGTCCTTTTCTCTGACAAAAATCCAGGGGGAGTAAAAAACCAACGGACTTCTTCAATCAGGCAACTATCACGCTGTCGTGTTCTTTGAAAGTCGAAACTACTAACCTGGTCGAGCTACTATCCGATCTCAATACTCCACTATCATTATCGTCTGCCACGCCTCGGAAACTGTCATCCCAACAAGGTGTTTTCAAGGGTCTTGATCCCGACATTAAAGTGCCCAGCCCCAAATCTGGACGGAATCCGGCATTGATCAACCAATACATATCCTTTGTTCACACCTAGTACCTGGCATAACCAAGCTGTAAACTAGGTATTTTCTGAACAACACAGCAACAGGTACGGTATCAGCGGGACGTATTTGCATAGAGCAAACCTCCGCAAGTGATCCTTTTCGCCCTATCTACCCACCTCACTGGTAACATTACTCCACAGAGTTAGCAGATCGCTACTCCTGCACAGACCCTTGACTTATATTTTCCTGTCTGCATTGCGTGTGCTCAGTGGCGCACCCCACAAGCTCTACGTATTCGAAGTTCCTTCTGACATCTCGTCATCAAAAGTGCTTCAGTCATAGAGTGCAGACTCAATAACCTGACTCAGGGATACCGTCAGTTTATGCCAGCACGATCCTAACCCTAGTCAGTTAGAGCTCAGAGACTGAGGAAACTAAGCTAAGGTACTTTCCATGACCCTGCAAGCTTAATGAGGCGAGGAATAACTGACCTGTAACCCTGGTAGGTACATTACCGCTACAAGGTATCTCTACCTTTGGTCTAGCAGACCGCCAGGACGGGAAAGCTCCATCATCCATTGTGCCACACTACCCCTCGTCTCGCCCCTCCAACAGTCCAACTCTTTCGGCTCTCCCCCGCGACAACAGCGACACACAGCGCCCTACCCTGCCCTGCCCTGTAACCATACCTACGGGACGGTACTTGTCACCGTACCTTACTTTGCTCTTACATTGGATTGCTGCATCTACACTTCTATATCAATCTCTTCTCTCGTTCCTCAGCGTCAATTGGATCACTTTCCGGTACTCTACGCGCCAAAGTGCTCGACATCATCCAATCGCCTGCCCTTGACACGAGCTGCGTATCACCGCCAACTTGAACAAATCCTTGCGACCAATTGAAAAATCCTTCTTCACCTTCTAACTTAACTCTTCTGTTCGGTcgctttctttctttctttttggaTACCTTCCTAGTCGTGTCGGTGTGGGATTTGGTCTCGATATTCTGGTCTTGCGTTTGCACCATCATACACAATGCCTCACTCGCAGCATGACGAGGATGCCTCCGCAACAGCGGCTGGCTCCCAAATACCGGTGACACTTGTGGCCGACGCCCTCGAGAAGCCTTCCCTTGACGATCGCGACTACCGGGTCATTCGACTTAACAATGAGCTTGAGGCTCTTCTGGTACACGATCCCGAGACCGACAAGGCCAGTGCTGCTCTTGACGTCAATGTGGGAAACTTTAGCGACGAGTCTGATATCCCCGGTATGGCCCATGCGGTCGAACATGTAAGCATTTTATACGTACTGTATTACAAGGAGTGTGCTAATATTTTTGCTCGTTAGCTTCTTTTCATGGGCACAAAGAAGTTCCCAATTGAGAACGAATATGGTCAATATCTCTCCGCCAATTCAGGAAGCTCTAATGCTTACACCGGACCGACCTCAACAAACTATTTTTTCGACATTTCTGCCAAGCCAGACAATGACCAGGATCCTTCAGATACCAACCCATCTCCTCTACGTGAGGCTCTAGATCGATTTGCGCAGTTCTTCATTGAGCCTCTCTTCCTTCCCGAGACTCTCGACCGAGAACTCAAGGCTGTC is part of the Fusarium poae strain DAOMC 252244 chromosome 4, whole genome shotgun sequence genome and encodes:
- a CDS encoding hypothetical protein (BUSCO:54677at5125), whose amino-acid sequence is MAPETPRAVSSRLLTMKFMQRAVASENSSPASETNSSKKRKTDHSSPAGRLDLNIDQATIQAALDAQETKRQEALEKHVGADTRWVLNNAFAGSKATSQAKTPMNVVYVGYGDIDSSNDSGDNEDALTAGRTSTNSFKKAINQARRLLWSNTRTCNADYEDENSDDADTPSHGLKRKPSTDSPSRSRSRSRSRPSHENSKAKEFRDKRKKKEVKLGRPTSISGGGISSGGGNQFSPAGGKPMTCYKCHQSGHKAVDCTKRG